The region AGCATAGTGATGCCCTCAGATTAAGTTGCGAGCATCAAACTGCCACAAATGGTTTTGCCATTGCCGGTGGCCCAGGCACATGCTTCCAGAAGGCAGACACAACATTTCATGCACTAATTGATCTGATTTCAAAGCTTTGCTGAAATGTAAGCACACATGAAAAAGAAGGTTTGTTTTCACTATTCTATCCTGAAAACTTTTCTGCAGCGTAATTTAATACAGAAGCTTCCACAACAGCAATTATTTGCAGCAAATAATAATCCATATGCAAGTATTTCTCTTAGTGTCGTGCTAGACCgaagggatggagaagcaggCAGGGTTTGGTCTGTTGTCCCTCAGCATCTCTGCACCATGGCTTCTTGTTGCAGCCCAGGGCTGTGGtccaggagatgctgctgtcCTTCCCATGGGAACAGGGTGCAATGCAGGGGGGCCTGGAGGGCCGAGGGCTCTCACTGAGCCTTGTTGGGCTTCTCCTCTCCTGAAACTGCTGGCTTTGGGATAGAGCAATGGGCAGCCCAGCATGCTTCTGAATGCAGGGAGCATCCCTCACTGCCAGTTCTGCTGCAGGGCCTGGCAGCACTGCGCAGGTCCCTGTGCATGGATGTCCATGTGCCCGAGGGCAGGGCACACTGCAGGAGCCAGGGAATCCTATGTAGAGGGGTGGATGTGCAAGGGGCTGGGTACTGCGGCTGCAGGGACCTAGATCTCCTTCCGGACAGCAACTCTGATGTTGCTGCAGATCTTGGAGAGTGCCTCAAAGAATGGGTCGCAGAAAGTGTGGATGCACAGGGAGTAGATTCGGCTGACGCACTGGATCTCTATCAGGTAGCTCTTGATGCAGGGCACCACCGCCCAGATGTGGCAGAACGAGATGAGGGCAAAAAGGAAGCCCCAGATGACGGCCAGGGGGATGCCCAGGATGGCAGAGAGCAGCCGGTAGCACCAGTACTTGCTGACGGTGAAGGTGGTGTAGCTGGCTTTCCAGACTCCGTCAAAGCTGTATGTTCCCACAGGCTCAGCTATCACATCCTCAAAATCCACCTGGAGGAAAGAGTACAGAGGTAAAGGAGGTTTGGGGAACAAAACCTCAAGGCTGCAGTGCAAGGATGAGGATCCATTGCAACATCAGAGCACAACCTGAATGAAGGGGGCTGGGGAGAgcaagggctgtgctggggggatGGATGCTCTAAACCAGGCATGACCACTCAGGACAAATTCCCTGGTCCCAAACCCTGAGCTGTGGATGCTGCTTCCAGGCACAAGCCTGCCAAACGGGAGCTGCGCATGGGAGTGTTTATTCCAGAGGAAGCCAGAGCCCATTCCTACCCTTTTTTAGCATTCAGGCACATGGGCTGCCTGCTCAGCCAGAAGGTGGCTTGTGCTGATAAAAATCCAACAGCCCTCTTAATTTGTGATATATTAGTTTATATATGCAAGGGCAAAGTGCTCTGTTCTGTCTGTCTGTGTTCCTTCTGCAGAGGGAGAGAGATCAGCTGGGCCATGCCCTTACAGGGATAGTGCTGTTGTGTGCAGGTACTGGGAGTGTCTCTGAATGataaatgctttcaaaaagcCTCTGACCTGCGTGTAAAGATCTCGTTTCATGTGGTGTAACTGATTTCTAGGGAATATGTGAGCCATGCTATTTGTTGTGAAAAACAGCATGGCATTTCCTTGGGATGCTAACGTGCCTGTCTGTACATTTATGTTAAATGGCAATCTCCACTCAGGTTTTGATCATGAAATCGTTCTGCATCATCTTTAATTTCCTAGAgtgggcaggagggagaaagcATTGATATGGATAAAGAATCAGCAGCCAAGTCTCCTGGTGCTGGGCTGCCTGggaaagccctgctgcaggggctgggactGAGCTGCCAGCTGCCTGCGGAGCTAATCAGGGCTCAATTAATGAAGAGAGCACCAGGCTATAA is a window of Lathamus discolor isolate bLatDis1 chromosome 7, bLatDis1.hap1, whole genome shotgun sequence DNA encoding:
- the CAV3 gene encoding caveolin-3; this translates as MAEEQTDLEERIIIKDQHTKEIDLVNRDPKHINEDVVKVDFEDVIAEPVGTYSFDGVWKASYTTFTVSKYWCYRLLSAILGIPLAVIWGFLFALISFCHIWAVVPCIKSYLIEIQCVSRIYSLCIHTFCDPFFEALSKICSNIRVAVRKEI